In the genome of Arachis stenosperma cultivar V10309 chromosome 2, arast.V10309.gnm1.PFL2, whole genome shotgun sequence, the window atattagtattcaatttgttaaatcagaGGAGCAATTAGCAGATATTTTCACAAAACCATTAGCTGAGGATAAATTCTGCATGTTTAGGACTTGTCTAGGAATTTTGAGTTATGATTCCTTATTTGAAAAATGCTGATGTATTTGCTGGAgctttttgtctcataaataGGTATGAGACAATTCTGGGCAGGTGATGAACGTTTCCTTCAAATGAACGTGTTCTGGGCTTGTTTTAAGTGAAAGTTAATCTGGGCCAACCTCAAAATCAGATCTAGAGTGGTCCAATGTGTTTCCTTAAATCCAACCATCTCTAAGCCCATATATGAATGTTACAATTTTTGTTTGGTTGTTGTGTTTGTTGGGCTGTGTGCTTAACTTTTTTTAAAGGATTTTCATTTAATGTTCTTGATCCAAAAAGATTTTTcagtttgatttaatttttaaaagttttcaaaatttaaaattactttcctgttttgatttttaaatcaaataaaatctttCCTTTGTGAGGTCAGGTCTTTTCATGACATTTCAAAAGGTGATGCAGTTGCATGGTTTTGGAAATCCACTTTTAGGTACGGTTACCAACACTCCCTCTATTCCCTCCATAACTTCTCCTCAAATTCTTCGGTTTCTTCCCACTCACTCTACTGCTTCTCTTTCCTCAAAAGCCTAAATCTAACCAAATGGGAAAGAAAGTTATTGCTAAAAGAGCACCACGTGAAAAGATCCATAAGCTTCCAGGATATCTTAGACCATCAACTTGCTTTCAAGACCCCACTTTCACTCCCTCACCTTCTCCTCCTACCTCTCCTTCTCGCACTGCTCCCATGGCGCGGACCAAGACCACGCCACGATTCCCAGCCCCTGCCAAGCCGACGCCACCATCTAAGGCAGCGCTAACCAAACCAAGTTCCTCGAAACCTAGTTCATCCAAGGGTAAGTGTCTTGCTGTTGAAGACCCTGTTCCTGAGACAACAAAACCTAAGCCAAGGTCTGTTCCTGTGCGTTCACAAAGAGGTAATCCTCATCTCCCTCTCAAATCTGTTAGAGAACCCGATATTGATCCTTTTGCTCACAAATCACACTTCATGACATCTCACTCAGACTATAACCCCATCGTTTCAAATCTGCCATGAACCATGATTTCTATGAGGGAGTTATTCAGTATCGTACTCTGTGTCCATCTTTTCTTGTGGATTTACctactttgaaaaagaaaggttttccttttgttgaaaatttggaATTTTTAGACTGGAatcactttttcaaaataaaaaaacctgTGTATTCTCTGTTAGTCAAAGAATTTTATGCAAGCATGACTTACCATGAAGGAAGTGTGCACTCTTATGTTAAGGGCAGAGACATTCTTTTAAATAATGAAACTATCAGTGATTCTTTGAAGTACACTGATGTTGGGCCGTGTGCTTATACGTCTGTAAAGTGGGATGAAGGAGTTGGTATCTCTTATCATGATGCTTTGGCTCACATCTGTGAACATGTTTCCTTAATTGATGGCATCACACCCACTTACAAAGCCCTAGGATATGAACGTGCTCAATTGCACTGAATTGTCAACCACATTTTACTTCCTCAAAGTGGTTCATATCAACGGGTTTCTTACATAGACACACTTGTTTTGTATGCCCTGATCACTAAAACAGAAATCTCTTTTGCCTATTCGATGGCTAGATACATGTTTGATTCTGTGAGAAGTGAGAAAGATAAAGCACTACCTTATGGCATGTTTTTAACTTGCATATTTGAGCATTTTGGTGTATATTTCACATGCTGAATCCTTTTGCTACTGATATTAGCTTAATGTTGGGCTGATTATGTGGTGTTGCTTATTTGATATCTCTTAGACAAGATAAATGTGTATAGCCCTTTATTATGCTCTCTTTTAAGTACAATGTAAAACAGGAACAAAGAAGAAAGCATAAATCCAGGGGGAGCAAATCTTGAAAAGGAAAGGGGGAGCAATATAAAATCAAATGACAAAAATCAAAGGGAGTTTCTAAACCTTACTCAAACTcagtttctttttattattgcttaaatcatgtttgtcatcaagggggagattgttgagttaagaaattaactaaattaattagtgatgacaaatattatttttggcaaaataaataattagtgttgattaattaataagtatatgttgctaattatttactaTATGTTGCAGGCCATAATTAAATTTAAGCAGCTCAAATGgaatggaaaataaaacaagaagTGATGGGTCAATGAATAAACAAAGCccataaggaaacaaggctgAAAAAATCAAAACGGGCAAAAGGAGTGATCCGATCCAAGCCTGATTTGATTTCACCAAATCCCTCCAACTTGCTCTCAAAAGCAACGTTCTTCTCATCTCTGTCCCAGTCAAATCACTGAACTTTGAACAAAGTAAGAAAGAGAGCTTAGTCCCTAAGCTAGtcatgaaagaagaaggaaagagaaGGTTAAGCAAAGAATGGTGAGGTCTAATCAACCATATCAAGAAAAGATCAGAAAGCTCAAGGTAATCCATTTCCTCTTACATGCAACAcactttcttctcttcatcttcaacACTCTGTATCTCTGTTTTGAGCTATATGAAAAAAGGGTTTCTATTCCTCTCTGCTGTATATCCATAGTCTCAAACAtgtcttggggaccaagttagTTTTCAAGGGTTCAAATTAAGCTGACCACTAGAAGACTTTTGTGGTTGCTGCTTTATGGCTTTCGACCAAGATGAAGGAGTTAGAAGCAAAGTTTTCACTCTAAGGTTTAATGAGAAAAAGTGAATCTGTGGGTTGgtaaagctcaaggctcaaggtgttgaccttggaagaagaaccaagcaacatgcaaggagataaaagaagTTTGGTGTTCATTCAGAAACCAAAGAGAGATAACCAGAGTATTGAGGTTTTGTTCTGAGAAGTGTTCTTTGAGAAAGTTCAACTAACTGGACAGTGTAACCTAATCAAAGGTGCATTCTGCCActatgaagaactgaatcagagGCTTGCTAATCTGGTTTTTGCATAGCACaaaggctgttgatgaagtcaatctccttcatcttttactgattgtaatgtgcttttctatgtttatctttctgtaatttcttgtgagaaaaggcattgtgagaaagctcaagtaaaagccatgagtggaaaaaggctgagtgatacacttgagagaaaagcctagagttattttctgatttttttaggttggttaagtgtcttgtGTCTTGTACCTGttaggtatccctttcttagttgggttagcactaagagtgaatagttaggtgttagtatagccaatgtcaagttaggttagaacttgaatgtgaaattggtgtatgtaatacttttaactatagtagAAATTTCTCCATTGTTATGGaagagactggatgtaggttgcatagcacaaggcaactgaaccaggatatatgctggtgttagctt includes:
- the LOC130962890 gene encoding extensin-like translates to MGKKVIAKRAPREKIHKLPGYLRPSTCFQDPTFTPSPSPPTSPSRTAPMARTKTTPRFPAPAKPTPPSKAALTKPSSSKPSSSKGKCLAVEDPVPETTKPKPRSVPVRSQRGNPHLPLKSVREPDIDPFAHKSHFMTSHSDYNPIVSNLP